Proteins found in one Mytilus edulis chromosome 2, xbMytEdul2.2, whole genome shotgun sequence genomic segment:
- the LOC139510570 gene encoding uncharacterized protein — protein MLLRATIVLLFAVLVSYKQVNCMCSFPCNWQERTFYNEAADVDLFIPNAYQLNIAPDTVIECLIREGPFIVNRRGVNKDIYRCIKINDVCKNSFVVIETPLIQQGFPPNLCDICTPGNLTSKPQVWVAKENTYLGCNVPKNCPVQSRTDIQCNGCEENQPNDDIACSTCKKEERKMWEYQRKYSGEKKKSTYGSYSGEKKKSTYRSYSRSSYRG, from the exons ATGCTTCTGAGGGCAACGATTGTTTTGTTGTTTGCTGTACTTGTCTCTTATAAACAAG tgaaCTGTATGTGTTCTTTCCCATGTAATTGGCAAGAGAGAACATTCTACAATGAAGCAGCCGACGTAGACCTTTTTATTCCAAATGCATACCAATTAAACATTGCACCTGATACTGTTATAGAATGTTTGATTAGAGAAGGACCGTTCATTGTTAACAG ACGAGGTGTCAATAAAGACATATACAGATGTATAAAAATCAACGACGTGTGTAAGAACAGCTTTGTGGTGATAGAGACACCTCTAA TCCAACAGGGTTTTCCTCCAAATTTGTGCGACATCTGTACTCCTGGAAATCTTACCAGCAAGCCACAAGTATGGGTCG CAAAAGAGAACACTT atCTAGGATGCAATGTACCAAAGAACTGTCCTGTACAAAGTCGTACAGACATTCAATGTAATGGATGTGAAGAGAACCAACCAAATGATGACATAGCTTGCAGCACTTGCAAAAAAGAGGAAAGAAAAATGTGGGAATATCAAAGGAAATATTCCGGAGAGAAAAAGAAATCAACCTATGGTTCATATTCCGGAGAGAAGAAGAAATCAACCTATCGTTCATATTCTAGAAGTTCTTACAGGGGCTAA